The genomic segment tgttcttttctctctcgTGTGCCATAGCCCGACTTCTCGCACAGTGTTTAATATTTTGTGGAATTGTTGTTCCGAAGTGAATGGATAACACAATAAAAAGGCTCACTTTGCATTTTGCCAGATTTCCTCTCCGGCCTGTCCTGCGCCCGGCacgggggcggggggggggggggaggaggaatcGGGTGGGATTGGGAATTTTGGGGATCGGGGGCCCTCTGGGATCGCAGCCCCTCAAGGACTGAAACCCCCCTCGGGGATCCCTTTCTCCCACCCTtgggagctgctcccacctccctggtgctcccctccccatccctgggtgCTCAGGTGGGATCAGGGATGCCAGTTCCTTGCGTGGACCCTCAGGGATCACGGACCACCAGGAATTGCAGCCCCTCAGGGATCGCAGCCCCTCAGGgatccccttctccctcccccttgGTGCTCCCCCCATCCCCGGTGGCTCCTGCCCGTCCCAAGCAGCACAGGAGCCATCGGGCATTTCCCACTTCCCAGAAGGCACCGGAGCCTTCCCAGGCCATGGAGCCACAGGAAAACGAAACCTggagcagcttttccttccgtttttcagagaaaagggCTCTGGGCCTGCCCTGGCTTCCTGCTCcacttcccagcagctccaggttcCGGGACAAGACCTGCCCGGTCCCAACGTGCTCCCAGGGAGCCGCTTTCCTGGAAGGCAGCGGGATCCAGGCCGGGGCTCCGGGAGAGGCTTGGAGCGAGTCCTGCAggaatgtgctgctgctgctgctgctgctgctgctgctgctgctgctgctgctgctgctgctccggcCGGGCTGGAGCCGCGTGCCGGGAATAGCTGGGATGGGTCGGTGTCTGACCGAAACGCCGGCTGGGAAGGGCGGGATGGGCCGCGGGATGGACACTGGGACAGGTGACAGGGAGAGGGACAAACAACGGGCTGGGCGGGGGCACAAAGAGCAGGACGGAGGCCCCGGGCCAGTGTCCCACAACCAGCGGGGGGCAAggaaggagtccctgcccaaactcccccaaattAAACCTCCAGGACGCGCCGGGAGCGGCTCCTCTCCCGGGAACCCGCTTCCAAGCGCCGGAGCTGGCACAGGGCGGCGGTGCCACCAGACCTTGTGCCAACGCGGAGCGACACCGGCCGGGTGGCACCGGGCTGGGAGCGGCTAAAAATAACCCGCCCGCCTCCGCCGGGCTATTTTTAGCCCGGGCTGCGGCTCTAATTAAATCCCCGCCGCTCTAATTAACTCCCTGCCCTCGGACCCCCTGGCACCCGACGGCACCGGGTGGCCCAAGGGCGGCCGCGGGTCCCAGCGGTGCCACCGCGGTTGGCAGAGCCCGGGTGGCACCGGGAGGGGGGACAAAGGCGCAGGGGGGTCCCCCCTCAGCACTGCACGACCCCGGGtgtccccccccatcccagggacacacaccccccccaggaccgcagggacacggggggctCCGAATCTCCCACCGCGGGGGGATCCCACGACGTTCCCTCCCCAGCACGGGGACACCCGTGACGCAATGGGGCCACGGCCGTGACGTCACGGGGTGACACTTCCCGCTCCGGAatccgcccccccccccccgagcatCACTGGGGGATGGGGGAGGGAAATGGGGGGGCAGCTCCGCGCCTCAGTTTCCCCACGTGCAGCACGGCCCAAATTTCCACAGGTCGTGGATCTCGGGATGGGCAGAGCTGCCGGGGGGAGCTCCCGGGGGGGGGTGTTGGAGGGCGATGCCCCCCCCCATTTCCTGGTCCCcggtgtctgtctgtccctgggTGGAGGCAGagcccggggccggggccagGAGCCGCCGGAGCCACCCAGCCCAGACTCGTAAATCAGCGGCTCCAGAGCGGGATCCGGCCCTGCCCTGTCTGGCTGCAGCCGCCCCAGAGCCAGGAAGGGGCTCagtgcccccctccccagccgAACCCCCCCCATTTTCACCCCTCCCGCCTCCGCGTGAGGGGTCCTGGTGACACGGGGGGGGGTGCGGATTCACCCCCGGGGGCTCATTTGGGGTGGCcgggaccccccaccccccctgcacccccaaacACTCTCTCCCCTCTCTATGTCAGACTTTTTGGGGGGTCTCTCTTGCCCGACACTCATCCTGCAACCCCAGGGCTGGATGAGACCCCCTAATTATCTGTTAATTATCTACTTATCACCCAGTTTAATTATCCCCAGGTGTTAAAGCAGGGCACGGTGCTGGGAGGGGAATTATGGGACTCGGGGGTGTCTGGGATTTCTCCAGCCGAGCTCGAACCAGTCCAGGACCCCCgttcccatccctgggattCCTCTCCCCCGTGCTGGGGTGCTGGCAGGGTGCCgagggggtgggggtggaggaTGTCTGGCCGTACGTGAAtcagggacccccccaaacccccgcAAACACAcagccccccttcccccaggtgtCTGGATCGGCTCTGGATGGGTGGAAAGTGTGGATCAGTGTCCAGCCGGGATCCCACCGCCCCCACGCCCGGCTGGGACCGCGTGAGTCAGGGCAGACTGcgggggggtgtttgggggggtcGGGAACCCTCTCTGGGGTCCGGGAGGGGCGAGAAGTGCCTGCAGGGGGTGGGGGTCCCGCTGCCCCCCTCTTGCTGGGGGGTCCACGGGGGTTTCTCCGGGGTCCgtgggggggttttgggggtccctgggccCCTGGGGTTGCACCGCGGTGGCGTTTGGGGGGGTCCAGGTGGTCCCCCTGCCCCCGGGGGGGGCAGGGGCgctgtgggtgggtgggatGTGCGTGACCCGGCCCGGCGGGGGCGGCTCCGTGTGCGCTCCCGGGTGGGCTGCGCTCGGGGCTGCACCGTGGGTGTCCTGCCCGGCcggggggggctgcggggaggggctgggggggtctgtcccccccccacccccgtgACGCACCCGGCCTGACGCGCTCGTCACACGAGTGGCCCGCGGTGACACCGGCGACAGGAATGGCCCCGTGACCCGCTGCCTCATCAGTGAAACGAGTTTCGGGAGCCTCAGCCGCCCTCGGGCCCTTTCCCTTGGGTTTTCCCAGGTGATCCCAGGGATCGCCGTGCCCCCATCGCCCCCCCCCgccagctcccagctgagaCCTCCCAGCTCGTGTCAGGAGTGTCTGGGCAGACCCGGGGGGGCCAGGCCGGGGGGTCTTTATTGTGTGTCCCCCCCTCGGCTGCAGTGCGGGGGTCACAGTCTGGGCCACTCAGGGTGTTGCCTCCACCTTgtcccctgggacccccaggatACATCGAGGGGGGGTACCCACGGTGGGGGGGCTGTGTGGCCTCACCCGGGGCTGTCACATGTTCCCCTTGtgccccccctgtgccccccccgcGGTCACAGCCCCAAAGGAGGGCACAGGGCACGTCCCCAAGCCACAGGACACCCTGGGATGGCCACGGtgtcccagccaggctggacGGTCACTGTGTCCCTGCCCGGCCGGACACGGTGTCCAGCTGGGCAGGCtggtcctggcacagctcccgGCCCGGTGTGACCCTGCCCACACCTGAGCTCGCCCCGTGCCCAGCCAGGGGGGTTCTGCCTCCAGGAGGGGGCCCGGGGGGTCCCCACCCCCCACCACAGTcgctgcctcagtttccccccaGCCTTTGGTTTCTCAGccccccctccctgtccccaaaTCCAGCCCCCAGGGGGACGCTGAGGGAGAACCCAGGTGCCCCTGTCCAGAGGTGGGAGGGAATTCCCAAGGCTCggcagggggaagggatgggggcGTGGGGGGGTTTCCCAGGCTCTCCTCCCCCCGTGGGTGGCTGGTCCCGGTTCCTGCAGCCTCGGGGGGGCCGTGGTTTctgtgggggtgggggggaagccCCATCCCATAACCCCGGGCCAGCCCCCACCCACGGCAGGGGGGgccgtgcctcagtttcccacgGAGCTTTGGGCAACCCGGGGGTGTTTTTCTTGGAAAGACCCTTTTCCAGAGAAGGGCGGGGTGGgaatttctccttccccagcagccagTGCAGGGAGGCCACACGCGGGTGggaacccccagccctgcactaAAGGaccccccccaggccccccacAGCGTGCAGAGCCCCGGGGGGGACGTGGGGGCTGGagcccaccccaaaacccacccaggaGCGGCCCATCCCACTCCCCGTGGGAacagctccaggagagcagaggaagagcaaaCACCGGTGAGTTCAGatattttattgcaaataaATTTAAGTTCCTCGCTCAGTATAAGAATAAACTCTGGAAAAGGTTCAGCTCAAGGGTCTCCAAGTGCAAAAGCAGCACCCCCCGGGGAGGGGGTGCAGGTCCATCTTGTGCAGACGTCGGTaattccttggaaaaaaaaagcaagtttttgcaacaaaaaaactccacccCTCTGCAAGTCCTCGCCTCCATCGGGTCCCAGCTGCCAAAAATCCTGACAgtctccagctctggggtcaccCCCCCCgggctctgggggtccccagcTCCGGCCCCTGGGCCAGCACAACTCCTCGGCCAGCAGCTCTGGCCACTGTCCCTCTGGGCTCCAGCCAgtgtccctccaggccctggCCAGTGTCCATCCAGGCTCGGCACGGCTCCCCCTCCATTCCCACCGCTGCGGCCgtgctctccttcctcctccccttcctcctcctcctccttctgctctccggtcaaaaagaaaaataaaatcgGTGGGTTCTCGGGTTTGTGGGTTGGAACTggctctgttttctccttcttttttatcCTGCTGGTTTATGtcggctttttttttttttaagggtttttttttttcaatccttCAGGTCCAGGCCGGGAAGGGGCCGGGAAGGGCTCAGCGCTCCTGCAGACACACGAAGGGCACCCACTGGTTCCTGTCGCGGCTCTCGGCGCAGTAACTCGCCACCTCCGCCAGCCCCTGGCCCTTCCAGGCGTCCGTGTGCGGGTTCTGGGGGAAGCAAGGAGCACGAGGTTAGTGCCACCAGCGCCCCGACACGTGGCCCCGGAGCCCCGTCACCCTCCCCGGCCCCTGGCGCGGTCACGGGCGCATCACGATGCCCTCGCTCACCGTGACCAGGAGGCAGTGCAGGTCCCGCGGCTCGGCCCCCGGCTCGGGCTCGCCCCCGCCCAGGATGGCGGCGAGGCGCTGCATCCCGGACACGCGCAGGATGTGGATGTCGTTGTCGCAGCAGAACGCCTGGATGAGGGTGAAGTGGATCTGCAGGGCGATGTCGCCTTCGTCCTCCTCGTCGGTGGCCAGAACGCACAGCACGACGCTGTCGGGGTCCCTGTgcggggcacggggggggggggtcaggacGGCTGTGGATGGTGCGACCCCTCACCCCCG from the Chiroxiphia lanceolata isolate bChiLan1 chromosome 27, bChiLan1.pri, whole genome shotgun sequence genome contains:
- the GADD45B gene encoding growth arrest and DNA damage-inducible protein GADD45 beta, coding for MTLEELVPCDSSKMQAVSEAVERVLVAAQRQDRLTVGVYESAKLMNVDPDSVVLCVLATDEEDEGDIALQIHFTLIQAFCCDNDIHILRVSGMQRLAAILGGGEPEPGAEPRDLHCLLVTNPHTDAWKGQGLAEVASYCAESRDRNQWVPFVCLQER